The Jeotgalibacillus aurantiacus region CGGGATAAGTGCTGAAAGCATCTAAGCATGAAGCCCCCCTCAAGATGAGATTTCCCACACGCAAGTGGTAAGATCCCTGAAAGATGATCAGGTAGATAGGTTCGAGGTGGAAGCATGGCGACATGTGCAGCTGACGAATACTAATCGATCGAGGACTTAACCAAATTAGGTGATTCTCGAACCTTGCGGTTGTTTGATGTTGTATCCAGTTTTGAAGGCGCGAGTCTTCAAGTAAATCAGTCTAGTGATGACAGCGAAGAGGTCACACCCGTTCCCATGCCGAACACGGAAGTTAAGCTCTTCAGCGCCGATGGTAGTTGGGGGTTTCCCCCTGTGAGAGTAGGACGTCGCTAGGCTGTACCATTTTTTATCGTCGCGGGGTGGAGCAGCTCGGTAGCTCGTCGGGCTCATAACCCGAAGGTCGCAGGTTCAAATCCTGCCCCCGCAATTACCTTTGGTCCCGTGGTGTAGCGGTTAACATGCCTGCCTGTCACGCAGGAGATCGCCGGTTCGATCCCGGTCGGGACCGCCATTTATTCCATGACATGCGGTCATGGTTATTTTTTTGTTTAAAGACAGATGGATTTCGTGTAAACTAAGTGAAGATAAAGATAAATGAACGGACTGACTCCATGCGGGTGAGTCTTTTTTAAATGATCAGACATGTACTGATTGAAATGGTGGTGGCTTTTATAATGAATAAGCATGAATGGCATTCATCTTCCCCGGGGGAAACGGCTGCTTTTGCAGAAAGGCTCGGCTCTCTTTTACAAAAGGGGGATGTGCTGACGCTTGAGGGTGACCTTGGGGCTGGTAAGACGACATTTACGAAAGGCCTTGCAAAGGGGCTTGAGATTACACGCACGGTGAATAGCCCGACGTTTACGATTATGAAGGAGTATCAGGGCAGATTGCCTCTGTATCATATGGATGTGTACCGTGTTGAGGATGAGTTTGAGGATCTTGGCTTTGATGAGTATTTTAATGGAGATGGTGTGTGTGTGGTTGAGTGGGCACACCTGATTCAGGAGCAGCTTCCTGAGGAGCGTCTGGATCTTTCCATTTATTATGTTGAGAACGACTCAAGAAGGTTTGAGCTTGTGCCAAGAGGCAGCCGGTATGAGGCGTTATGTGAGGAGATTTTACGATGATTGTACTGGCAATTGATACGTCAAACCAGCCGTTGTCGCTTGCAGTAGTAAAAGACGACGAGGTAATGGGAGAGCTGACGTTAAATATAAAAAGAAATCATTCGATTCAGGCGATGACTGCTGTAGAATCATTGCTGGCCACATTGGATCTTTCTGCAGATCAGATTGAGCGCATTGTTGTGGCAAAAGGTCCTGGATCTTATACAGGTGTAAGAATTGGGGTCACGCTTGCTAAAACACTGGCCTGGTCTTTGAAGATTCCTTTGGTTGGCGTTTCAAGTCTGCTGAGTCTGGCGTGGCCGGGTAAGCAGTTTGACGGCATTGTTTCTCCGATTATGAATGCGCGAAGAGGACGTGTTTATACAGGGCTTTATACGTTTGATGAAACGTGGATGGAGCTTGAAGAGGACCGGAATGTGTCGATGGAGGAATGGCTTGATCTTTTAGCGGATAGGGAAGAAGCTGTGTTATTCTGCGGTGCAGATGTGGATGTATTCTGGGAGCAGATTCAGGCGCGTTTAGGGGACAGAGCGAAGCGTGTGTCTGCATCGGAGGAAGTGCCGCGTATGGCTGAGATGGCGATTTATGCATCTGAGCTTGCTGATGAGGACGTGCACGAGTTTGTGCCGAATTATATCCGTATGGCTGAGGCTGAGGCGAACTGGCTGAAAGAGCAGGAAAAGAATAATGGCTGACGTCGGGTTTCGGTGGATGACGACCGCTGATATTGACGCGGTGTTAAAAGTGGAGGAAGCTTCATTTTCCTCTCCATGGAGTCGTGAGGCGTTTGAAAATGAAATGACGATTAATCAGTTTGCGAAGTATTTGCTGCTTGAAGTCGATGGGGAAGTGGCTGGCTACTGTGGTGTGTGGCTCATTATGGATGAGGCACATATTACGAATGTGGCGGTTGTTCCTGAGCTTCGCGGGCAAAAGCTTGGCGAGAAGATGATGCGGCAGATCATGGATATTTTAAAGGAATCGGGTGCGACATTACTGACGCTTGAAGTGAGGGTGAGTAATGAGATTGCCCAGTCGTTATATAGAAAGCTTGGATTTTCAAATGGTGGAATCCGCAGAAATTATTACTCTGATAACGGAGAGGATGCACAGGTCATGTGGGTGAATTTAAATGACGAATAAAACGATGATTTTAGGCATTGAGACGAGCTGTGATGAGACGGCTGCTGCCGTGATTCGCGGGGGAAATGAGATTGTCTCCTCTGTGATCTCCTCTCAGATTGAGAGCCATAAACGTTTTGGCGGAGTCGTTCCGGAAATCGCTTCAAGGCATCATGTCGAGCAGATGACGCTTGTCGTGGAAGAGGCTCTTGAGCAGGCTTCGTGTTCAATGGATGACATTGATGCAATTGCTGTAACAGAAGGTCCAGGTCTTGTTGGTGCGCTTATTATTGGTGTGAATACTGCGAAGGCTTTGGCTTTTGCTCATCAGAAGCCGCTTGTAGGGGTGCATCATATTGCGGGTCATATTTATGCGAACCGTCTTGTGACAGAGATGCAGTTTCCTCTGTTATCACTTGTTGTGTCAGGGGGACATACGGAGCTTGTGCTGATGCGTGATCACGGTTCGTTTGAAGTGATTGGTGAAACGCGTGATGATGCTGCTGGTGAGGCGTATGATAAAGTGGCGCGGACGATTGGCCTGCCTTATCCTGGTGGCCCTCATATTGACCGGCTAGCGCATGAAGGAACACCATCCATTAAGCTGCCGCGTGCATGGCTTGAGGAAGGTTCGTATGACTTCAGCTTCAGCGGTTTGAAGTCTGCCGTGATTAATACGCTTCATAATGCGGAGCAGCGCGGGGAAGAAATTGATGTGAAGGATCTGGCAGCAAGCTTTCAGGATAGTGTCATTGACGTGCTGACGGAAAAAACAAAACGTGCAGCGCAGGAATATGGCGTGAAGCAGGTGCTGTTAGCCGGTGGTGTGGCAGCCAATAAAGGACTGCGCAGCCGTTTAACGGAGATGTTTGATAAGATGGATGGCGTGGAGCTTGTGATTCCACCACTCTCTTTATGTACGGATAACGCAGCCATGATCGCTGCAGCCGGAGCGGTTCATTTCGAGCAGGGACGACGTTCATCATTAGGAATGAATGCAAACCCGGGTCTTGAGTTAAAATAAGATCAAAAAGCTGTCTGACTTTCAGGCAGCTTTTTTTAGTACAATGGAGTAAGGATGCTGATTAAAGGAGCTAATGATATGAACAAGGGTTTAAGTGATTCAGATATACAGGCTTACATAGATGACCCGGCGAAAAAAGAGGCTTTGTATAAAAAGACGCTCTGGATTGTGGTGTTATCTCAGATTTTTGGTGGAGCGGGGCTTGCAGCGGGTATTACGGTTGGTGCACTGCTCGCGAATGATCTGCTTGGAACAGAGGGATATGCGGGCCTTCCGATCGGGCTGTTAACGTTTGGCTCTGCGATGGCTGCTTATACAGTCGGGCGTTCTTCGCAGCGGTTTGGCAGGCGTCTCGGGTTATCGGGTGGTTTTTTGACTGGTGGATTAGGCGCGATTGGGGTTATTTCTGCTGCCGCTTTTGAAAATATACCGCTGTTATTTTTATCGTTCTTAATTTATGGAGCTGGAACGGCTTCGAACCTTCAGGCGAGGTATGCCGGAACGGATCTTGCCGGAAAGGATCAGCGCGCGAAAGCGGTCAGTATTGCCCTTGTCTCGACAACGTTTGGTGCGGTTGCGGGACCGAATCTAGTGGGCGTGATGGGGGAGTTCGCGGTCATGGTGGGTGTTCCAGCACTTGCAGGTCCGTTTATTTTAGCTGCTGCTGCCTATGTGCTTGCAGGGATCGTGTTGTTTTTGTTTTTAAAGCCGGATCCACTTTTAGTCGCGGAGAAAATAGCTGCGGTTGAAAAAGCTTCTATTGATCCTGCGCATTCTGGTGATGTACTTCAATATAACCGTCGAGGTGTGGTGATTGGTGCTGCGGTGATGGTGACGGCCCAGATTGTCATGGTGGCTGTGATGACGATGACGCCGGTTCATATGGGAGCGCATGGTCATGGATTAGAGGCTGTGGGGCTTGTGATCAGCCTTCATATTGCTGCGATGTATTTACCATCTCTTGTGACGGGTGTGCTTGTAGACAGGGTTGGACGAGGTAAGATGGCGATCGCTGCGGGCGTAACGCTTTTGCTGGCCGGGCTTGGTGGTGCGCTTGCTCCTGGAGAATCCTTGTTTTGGATGGTTGTGGCGCTGGTTCTTCTTGGGCTGGGGTGGAATTTTGGCTTAATCAGCGGGACGTCAATGCTTGTTGATTCAACGGAACCTGCTGTACGAGCGAAGACACAGGGAGCAGTAGATGTACTGGTCGCGTTGTCCGGAGCGGCAGGAGGAATTCTTTCAGGGATGGTCGTCGCAGGGACGAGTTATGCGTTTTTGTCGATTGCTGGAGGAATATTAGCATTACTGTTGCTTCCTGCAGTTTATTGGATGAACAGAGGATCTGTTCACGGGATTGAATTGGGAAAGTGAAATGGTAAACATTAGGTGTTAATATGTGGATAACCTGTGCATAAGTACGAGAGGTACTGTTTATAATTCAGTGTGTCATGAGCTGTGGATAATGTTTGTTTCTTAACATTAATCTGTGGATAATGTGGAAAAAGCTGTTGAAAAGCCGTTTTATGCTGTGTTTAATGTGTATAACTCTGGGGATTGTCATGGTTCTGTTACAAGATATACATATTACGTACATATTTGTTTGTAATTTTCTAATAATTATATGGTGGAAAGTTATACACAATTTGGGTTTTGATTCGATGGGCGAAATAGTATAAGTGATGGGTTATTTGGGAAATGTGGTGGGAGGATTGTTGAATGGTGTTTGGAAAACCGGGCTGGGACCATCCTACGCTTTCCGTGGCCGGGCGGTGAACCCATTGTGCTTCGCACAATGGTTTCACCTGTCCCTTTCTGCCACAGGAGTCTTCGGATGGTCCCAGCCCTTTGTTTGAGCTTACCTCTTATTGGAGTTAAGGGGGAGATATAAAGAACCGGTCCGGCGGCATCCTTCGCTTTCCACGGCCGCGCGGTGAGCCAGCTAGTGCTCCGCACTACGCTGTCTCACCTGTCGCTTCTCCGCCGTAGGAGTCTACGAATGCCGCCGGACCTTTGTAAAGTAATCAGATCTAATGATTTTTGTGGGAATAAACAATATTAAAAGACTGTTACTCAAAACCATTAAGTGCCCCTGCATTCGCAGGGGTTTTTTGATGAGGGTTGTTAAATAACTGAGATAAGTTGCTTAATAAGTCTTTAGAGTTGTTTAATCTGGAGTAAGAGTTGTCAAATAAGCAAAGAAAGTTGTTAAATAAGGCTGAGGAGTTGTCAAATGCGCGGTGACTGAATGAGCGGGTGGAGCTGTGAGGCTGGTTCGCGGGATATTGGCTTTAGTTCGTGAGATTTTGCAGCTGTTTCGTGGAATGATGGCCTGGTTTGGGGGAATATTCCTGATGTTTCATAAGATTTTGGATCTCTTTCGTGGAATTGTTCTATTTGACCTATTCCGGACAACCATGATACACGCCCATTTAAAAAAGCCGGAGTGCTTGCACTCCGGCTTTTCCTTATTCAGCTAACTCTTCCTCTAATTCTGCCCATTCTTCAAGGAGCTGGTCCATGTCGGATTTGGCTTGTTCGATGGCCTGGTTGGATTCCATGACGCGTTCGTGGTCCTGGAAGATGTCGGGCTCACATAGGAGGTTTTCGTGTTCTTCGATGGTGCCTTCGAGCTCGGTGATGAGGAGCTCGATTTCTTCGAGTCGCCGGCGTTTTTTGCGTTCGGCTTTTTGTTTTTCTTTGTCGAGTGCGAAGGAGGATTTGTCTGATGCCTTTGTGTTGGCGGAAGCGGGCTGTTTGGCTGCGCGTTCGCGTTCTTCAAAGGCTGCAAGTTCTTCCTGCTCTGTTTTCTTTTCGATATAGTAATCGTAGTCGCCGAGGTATTCGGTGCTGCCGTCAGGAGACAGCTCAAGTACTTTGGTTGCCAGGCGGTTGATGAAATAGCGGTCGTGCGAGACGAACAGGATCGTGCCAGGGTAATCGATCAGTGCGTTTTCGAGAATTTCCTTGCTGTCGAGATCCAGGTGGTTGGTTGGCTCGTCCAGGATTAACAGGTTTGAGCGCTGCATCATGAGCTTGGCAAGTGCAAGTCGTGCTTTTTCTCCACCGCTCAGGGTTGCGACCGGCTTCAGGACGTCATCTCCTGAGAATAAAAAGTTGCCTAACACGGTACGGATGTCTTTCTCATTTTTCATCGGATAGTCATCCCAGAGCTCACCTAATACGGTTTTATTGGAATGAAGCTCGGCCTGCTGCTGGTCGTAGTAGCCGATGCTGACGTTTGAGCCGTACTGAATGGCGCCTGCTAGTGCGGGCAGTTTTTTCACAATCGTCTTCAGTAAAGTTGATTTCCCGACACCGTTTGGACCGATCAGAGCGATGCTGTCTTCACGGGTGACAGATGCGTTGATGTTGCGCGAAACGGCTTCATCATAGCCGACAGACAGGTCCTGCAGCTTCAGAACGTCGTTGCCGCTTTGGCGGTCGATGGCGAATCCGAAGCTGGCTGATTTTTCGTCACCGCGCGGACGGTCCATTTTTTCCATGCGTTCAAGCTTTTTGCGGCGGCTCTGTGCCTGCTTGGTGGTGGAGGCCCGTACGAGATTTCGCGCGATGAAGTCTTCCATCTTGGCGATTTCTTCCTGCTGCTTTTCGTATTCCTTCATTTCGCGTTCGTAGTCGAGTGCTTTCTGTTCTAAATATTTGCTGTAGTTCCCGTGGAATTTTTTCGAACGGTGACGCGACAGCTCAACGACCTGGTTAACGATCTTATCAAGGAAATAGCGGTCGTGGGATACGATGAGAATCGCACCCGGGTAGCCCTGCAAATACGTTTCAAGCCAGGCAAGCGTGTCGATGTCGAGATGGTTGGTCGGCTCATCGAGAATCATCACGTCAGGCTTCGTTAAAAGAAGCTTACCAAGTGCGAGACGGGTTTTCTGCCCGCCACTCAGTGTTGAAATAGGTGTATCGTAATCGAAGGACTGGAAACGCAGTCCGTGAAGTACGGTCCGGATATCCGCTTCATATTGATAGCCGCCGAAATCCTTAAATCGCACTTGGAGTTCATCGTATTCCTTCATTAAACGGCTGTAGCGTTCCTCGTTTTCATACACAGCGGGATCAGCCATCTGCTGTTCTGCACTGCGAAGCTTTTTTTCCATATCCTTTAGATGGTCAAATACGCTCAGCATTTCATCCCAGATGGAAAGCTCAGATTCAAGTCCTGAGTGCTGTTCAAGGTAGCCGATCGTGACTTCCTTCGGTTTATTAATATCACCGGAATCATACGAAAGCTGTCCGGCGATCATTTTTAAAAGCGTAGATTTCCCCGCGCCGTTACGGCCAACGAGGGCGATGCGGTCCTTAGTCTGGACCTCGAGTTTTATATTAGACAGAATCTCCTCAGCCCCGAAGGACTTGGAGAGACCGTTCACCTGCAGTAAAATCATCAATGGTTCACCTCTATTTTTATCCTCTTAAGTGTATCGCAACGGGGAAGGCATAAGCAATACAGGGGATTTGTGAAAAAGTTTGCATACTTTGCAAGAGTGTACCCTGTTGGTGTATGATAACAAAGGAAGAAGTTTGCTTGTCCAGAAAAAGGATTGTTGAAATATAATGATTTGGAAGCGTTCACAGGCTGAATAGAGCCAGAAAAGGTGATCGTTGGATTTAGGGGGAGAAGAGGCATGAGTCAGGAACAGATGAAGATTCCTCAGGCCACAGCCAAACGGCTGCCGCTATACTACCGGTTTTTAAAAAACCTGCATTCATCAGGAAAACAGCGTGTGTCATCGAAGGAATTGAGCGATGCGGTCAAAGTTGATTCTGCAACAATCCGCAGAGATTTTTCGTATTTCGGTGCACTCGGCAAAAAAGGGTACGGCTATAACGTCGATTACCTGTTATCCTTTTTCCGTAAAACGCTTGATCAGGACGAGACGACAAAGGTCGTGCTGATTGGTGTCGGAAATCTTGGAACGGCATTTTTACATTATAATTTCCTGAAAAACAATAATACAAAGATTGAAATGGCGTTTGATGCAGACCCGAAAAAAGCGGGCACATCAATCGGAGAAGTACCGGTATATGCCATGGACGAGCTTGAGGAAAGAGTTCAGGACAGTGACATTGAAGTGGCGATTCTGACAGTGCCAGCAGGTCCGGCACAGGGTATCACCGACCGTCTGGTGAACCTGAAGATTAAGGGAATCCTGAATTTTACCCCGGCAAGACTGACGGTGCCGGAGGATTTACGGATTCACCATATTGATCTTGCGGTGGAGCTTCAGTCACTCATTTATTTCCTGAAAAATTATGGCACAGATGACGTAGAAACGTCACAATTAGAGGACATATTGGAATAGCCAAATGCCGCAATTTGTTTTATGATGGAAGATAGAAAGAGGAGGTGCATGCATCATGCTACCAGGTGGAATCAGCCTTGCCGTAATCGCGATCGTTGCGTTGCTCATTTTTGGCCCTAAGAAGCTTCCGGAACTCGGAAAAGCTGCGGGCAGCACCCTTCGTGAATTCAAAGACGCAACTAAAGGTCTTGCCGATGACGACGATGATGTAAAGAAAGAAGATAAGAAGCAATAATTTTTTTGGGATGGTGGCCATATGAATGAAAAAGATATGACCGTCCATGAGCATATAAATGAAATAAGAAAACGACTCATCATTGTAGTCGTTTTCTTTGTCTTTGCAATGGTCGGAGGCTTCTTTATCGCAGAGCCGCTGATGAAGTTTCTTCAGTCCTCTGATGAAGCACAAAAAATGACCCTTAACGCATTCCGGCCAACGGACCCTGTCATGATCTACTTCCAGATCATCATGTTCTCTGCGTTGATCCTGACATCGCCCGTCATCTTATATCAGCTCTGGTCGTTTGTCAGCCCCGGTCTCCACGAGCGGGAGCGGCGCGTGACACTCAGTTATATACCCGCATCCGTCTTCCTGTTTTTATCAGGACTGGCGTTTGCCTACTTTATTTTATTTCCGTTCGTCATCAGCTTTATGACGAACCTTTCGAATAACCTTGAAATTGAACAGGTCATCGGGATCAATGAATTCTTTCAATTCCTATTCCAAATGACAATCCCCTTCGGATTCCTGTTCCAGCTGCCGGTTGTCATGCTATTTATCACAAGACTCGGCATCGTCACACCGATGTTTCTCGGAAAAATCCGTAAATACGCGTACTTCGTGCTGCTCGTCATTGCAGCCTTCATTACGCCGCCGGATATTTTCTCACATATGCTCGTGACCGTACCGTTATTGTTGCTGTATGAAATCAGCCTGTGGATTGCGAGAATCGGCTACAACAAAGCGCAAAAGGCAGAAGCCATCCAGCGCGAAATAGAAGAACAAGAACGCCGCGAGCGGATTGACAAAGAGCTTGCAGCGCGTGAAAACAGCGGGGAATGATCTTCGCTGTTTTTCTTTTTGTGGGGGGTGGTTCGGCTGGGGAGCTGTTATGTTGTTAGCGGTTGGTTTTTTGTCGTTAGCTGGTGTGTTTCTGTTACTAGCCGTGGCGTTTCTGTTGTTAGTGGTGCTGGCGTCGGCTGAAATGTTGATAGGGCTTGTTAGTTTGTTGTAAGGGATCGTGTTTCTGTTGATAGGACTGCTTGATTTGTTGATAGGCACGCTGGAATTGTTGATACATTTTCTTGAGGGAAGTGAATTGAAGGTAACTGGCTTTTTATCTGGATGCATTAAGCCAGAGCTGGTGCGGTGGTTTTATGTTGATCGGGTGGACATTTCTGTCACTAGCCGTAAAGTTTCTGTCGTTAGCCAGGGAGTTTACGTTATTAGGCGTGCTGGTGTCGGTTGAATTGTCAAAAGGGCTTGTTGGTTTGTTGTAATGGGGAGTGTTTCTGTTGATAGGCCTGCTTAATTTGTCGTTAGGCACGCTGGAATTGTTGATACATTTTCTTGAGGGATGTGAATTGAAGGTAACTGTCTTTTGATCTCGATGGATTAAGCCAGAGCTGGTGCGGTGGTTTTATGTTGATTGGGTGGACATTTCTGTCACTAGCCGTAAAGTTTCTGTCGTTAGCCAGGGAGTTTACGTTATTAGGCGTGCTGGCGTCGGCTGAAATGTTGATAGGGGTTGTTGGTTTGTTGTAAGAGCCCGCGTTTCTGTTGATAGGCCTGTTTAATTTGTCGTTAGGCACGATAGAATTGTTAATACACTCTCCATAAGAAAAAGTAGCGAACCTCAGTCCGCTACTTTTTTTCATTCATATGCTTTTTGATTTTCAGGTGGAGTCCGATCAGGCGGATTCCGGCGCCGATGTCATAGGTGGCAAAGGCGACGAAGATGTATGCCCAGACGCCCCAGCCGTTTTCGTTTACGCTGTTGATGGCGAAGAAAACGAAGAAGAATCCGAGGATCAGATAAAAGACTCCGTGTCCAAGAGGAGACCTCATTTATAAAATCCCTCCCAGTACAGCGCGCCAGACTAAGGCAAATGCTTCATTCAGCTCCACGATCCGCTGGATTTCATCGGCAAAGAAGAACTGCGTCATGACGACGAATGTGTTGATGGCCATATGCGCAATAATCGGCACGATAATTTTTTTTGTAAATGCATACAAAAATGCAAATGCGTAGCCCATTGCTGCATAGATTAGGATGTGGGTGAAGTCAAAATGAATCACCGCAAAGATCAGTGCACTGATCAAGCCTGATATGAAGAAGTTGTATTTGCGGTAGAACCATCCAAAGATGACGCCGCGGAATACGATTTCCTCAAGAATAGGTCCGAAGATCGCAATCGCCACGGCTGCAAGAGGTACATAAGAAAGCAGATCGATCAGCTGGGCTGTATTATCAGAGCCCGGCTCAATCCCGATCAGATACTCAATGCCTACTGCGATCATCTGGCTGAAGAAGGCCAGGAAGATCCCGATGAACGACCAGATCGCAATCATCGCAGGACCTGCTTTTTCGCCCGGCAGATCCAGCACGCCTTTATTGCGGTTCAGCACAAACAGAATCACAAGCAGCCCAATCATGAAGCTGAGGAAAATCCAGTAGCCTGACACAAGGTTCAGCAAAACGGTCGGCTCCGCGCTGCTGACTGAACGCCCGACGAGAAGCGCAACCGGAACCACCACAAACGATGACAGCTGCATCGCAACATACGTAATTAAAATGATCAAAAAGGTGCGATTCACAAGCATACTCCTTTATTCGTTCTGTAGTGTTAATTCTACTAATAAAAGCGGGTGCCTTCAAACTTAATCGCTTTATGATGAAGGATTTCATGATCGTTTTGTGAAAATGGGGAGCGGGGAGGCGTGCTGGGGAATTGTACTGATGGGGGAAGTAATTCACTTGTTTCACAAATGAAAGATGGATCTCCGTTCCAGGCGGACGCTTTCCGTGGCGCGCGGTGAGCCGCAGGAGTCGCCGCCTTCCACTCCGATCAACCATGAAGGAGGGTATCTTCATGGAAGAAAAGGTTGGGGGAAACTAAGCTGCTGGAGAAAATGTATCGATCGGGGTCGTAATTCAATCGTTTCAAAAATTAAATGTATTGTTCTGGATTTTTTATGTACTGTTTCAAACAGGAATTGTATCGTTCCACTTCCGCCGACCTGTTATTGTATCGTTAGCAGACTTAATTGTCCTGTTTCAAAAAGTTTATGTATCGTTTCAGGCAGGAATTGTACTGTTCTGCATACAATCCGCCACCAATCCGCCCGCACCAAAATGTAATACAAAATTTATAAAAATCACATGTTTTTCTCTTGCAAAAGAAAACAGAATTATTTACACTAATACTTGTGTTAGCACTCAGATAAAAAGAGTGCTAATAAACGAAAGAACATCATTCAAGGAGGTTGTTTCACTTGTTAAAACCATTAGGTGATCGCGTAGTTATTGAGTTGGTAGAGTCTGAGGAAAAAACAT contains the following coding sequences:
- the rimI gene encoding ribosomal protein S18-alanine N-acetyltransferase, with amino-acid sequence MADVGFRWMTTADIDAVLKVEEASFSSPWSREAFENEMTINQFAKYLLLEVDGEVAGYCGVWLIMDEAHITNVAVVPELRGQKLGEKMMRQIMDILKESGATLLTLEVRVSNEIAQSLYRKLGFSNGGIRRNYYSDNGEDAQVMWVNLNDE
- the tsaD gene encoding tRNA (adenosine(37)-N6)-threonylcarbamoyltransferase complex transferase subunit TsaD, encoding MTNKTMILGIETSCDETAAAVIRGGNEIVSSVISSQIESHKRFGGVVPEIASRHHVEQMTLVVEEALEQASCSMDDIDAIAVTEGPGLVGALIIGVNTAKALAFAHQKPLVGVHHIAGHIYANRLVTEMQFPLLSLVVSGGHTELVLMRDHGSFEVIGETRDDAAGEAYDKVARTIGLPYPGGPHIDRLAHEGTPSIKLPRAWLEEGSYDFSFSGLKSAVINTLHNAEQRGEEIDVKDLAASFQDSVIDVLTEKTKRAAQEYGVKQVLLAGGVAANKGLRSRLTEMFDKMDGVELVIPPLSLCTDNAAMIAAAGAVHFEQGRRSSLGMNANPGLELK
- the tatC gene encoding twin-arginine translocase subunit TatC, whose product is MNEKDMTVHEHINEIRKRLIIVVVFFVFAMVGGFFIAEPLMKFLQSSDEAQKMTLNAFRPTDPVMIYFQIIMFSALILTSPVILYQLWSFVSPGLHERERRVTLSYIPASVFLFLSGLAFAYFILFPFVISFMTNLSNNLEIEQVIGINEFFQFLFQMTIPFGFLFQLPVVMLFITRLGIVTPMFLGKIRKYAYFVLLVIAAFITPPDIFSHMLVTVPLLLLYEISLWIARIGYNKAQKAEAIQREIEEQERRERIDKELAARENSGE
- the tsaE gene encoding tRNA (adenosine(37)-N6)-threonylcarbamoyltransferase complex ATPase subunit type 1 TsaE, with product MNKHEWHSSSPGETAAFAERLGSLLQKGDVLTLEGDLGAGKTTFTKGLAKGLEITRTVNSPTFTIMKEYQGRLPLYHMDVYRVEDEFEDLGFDEYFNGDGVCVVEWAHLIQEQLPEERLDLSIYYVENDSRRFELVPRGSRYEALCEEILR
- a CDS encoding twin-arginine translocase TatA/TatE family subunit gives rise to the protein MLPGGISLAVIAIVALLIFGPKKLPELGKAAGSTLREFKDATKGLADDDDDVKKEDKKQ
- the tsaB gene encoding tRNA (adenosine(37)-N6)-threonylcarbamoyltransferase complex dimerization subunit type 1 TsaB; the protein is MIVLAIDTSNQPLSLAVVKDDEVMGELTLNIKRNHSIQAMTAVESLLATLDLSADQIERIVVAKGPGSYTGVRIGVTLAKTLAWSLKIPLVGVSSLLSLAWPGKQFDGIVSPIMNARRGRVYTGLYTFDETWMELEEDRNVSMEEWLDLLADREEAVLFCGADVDVFWEQIQARLGDRAKRVSASEEVPRMAEMAIYASELADEDVHEFVPNYIRMAEAEANWLKEQEKNNG
- a CDS encoding YdiK family protein is translated as MRSPLGHGVFYLILGFFFVFFAINSVNENGWGVWAYIFVAFATYDIGAGIRLIGLHLKIKKHMNEKK
- a CDS encoding MFS transporter, encoding MNKGLSDSDIQAYIDDPAKKEALYKKTLWIVVLSQIFGGAGLAAGITVGALLANDLLGTEGYAGLPIGLLTFGSAMAAYTVGRSSQRFGRRLGLSGGFLTGGLGAIGVISAAAFENIPLLFLSFLIYGAGTASNLQARYAGTDLAGKDQRAKAVSIALVSTTFGAVAGPNLVGVMGEFAVMVGVPALAGPFILAAAAYVLAGIVLFLFLKPDPLLVAEKIAAVEKASIDPAHSGDVLQYNRRGVVIGAAVMVTAQIVMVAVMTMTPVHMGAHGHGLEAVGLVISLHIAAMYLPSLVTGVLVDRVGRGKMAIAAGVTLLLAGLGGALAPGESLFWMVVALVLLGLGWNFGLISGTSMLVDSTEPAVRAKTQGAVDVLVALSGAAGGILSGMVVAGTSYAFLSIAGGILALLLLPAVYWMNRGSVHGIELGK
- a CDS encoding ABC-F family ATP-binding cassette domain-containing protein, whose product is MILLQVNGLSKSFGAEEILSNIKLEVQTKDRIALVGRNGAGKSTLLKMIAGQLSYDSGDINKPKEVTIGYLEQHSGLESELSIWDEMLSVFDHLKDMEKKLRSAEQQMADPAVYENEERYSRLMKEYDELQVRFKDFGGYQYEADIRTVLHGLRFQSFDYDTPISTLSGGQKTRLALGKLLLTKPDVMILDEPTNHLDIDTLAWLETYLQGYPGAILIVSHDRYFLDKIVNQVVELSRHRSKKFHGNYSKYLEQKALDYEREMKEYEKQQEEIAKMEDFIARNLVRASTTKQAQSRRKKLERMEKMDRPRGDEKSASFGFAIDRQSGNDVLKLQDLSVGYDEAVSRNINASVTREDSIALIGPNGVGKSTLLKTIVKKLPALAGAIQYGSNVSIGYYDQQQAELHSNKTVLGELWDDYPMKNEKDIRTVLGNFLFSGDDVLKPVATLSGGEKARLALAKLMMQRSNLLILDEPTNHLDLDSKEILENALIDYPGTILFVSHDRYFINRLATKVLELSPDGSTEYLGDYDYYIEKKTEQEELAAFEERERAAKQPASANTKASDKSSFALDKEKQKAERKKRRRLEEIELLITELEGTIEEHENLLCEPDIFQDHERVMESNQAIEQAKSDMDQLLEEWAELEEELAE
- a CDS encoding CPBP family intramembrane glutamic endopeptidase: MNRTFLIILITYVAMQLSSFVVVPVALLVGRSVSSAEPTVLLNLVSGYWIFLSFMIGLLVILFVLNRNKGVLDLPGEKAGPAMIAIWSFIGIFLAFFSQMIAVGIEYLIGIEPGSDNTAQLIDLLSYVPLAAVAIAIFGPILEEIVFRGVIFGWFYRKYNFFISGLISALIFAVIHFDFTHILIYAAMGYAFAFLYAFTKKIIVPIIAHMAINTFVVMTQFFFADEIQRIVELNEAFALVWRAVLGGIL
- a CDS encoding redox-sensing transcriptional repressor Rex, producing the protein MSQEQMKIPQATAKRLPLYYRFLKNLHSSGKQRVSSKELSDAVKVDSATIRRDFSYFGALGKKGYGYNVDYLLSFFRKTLDQDETTKVVLIGVGNLGTAFLHYNFLKNNNTKIEMAFDADPKKAGTSIGEVPVYAMDELEERVQDSDIEVAILTVPAGPAQGITDRLVNLKIKGILNFTPARLTVPEDLRIHHIDLAVELQSLIYFLKNYGTDDVETSQLEDILE